One Yoonia sp. BS5-3 genomic window carries:
- a CDS encoding TIM barrel protein, translating to MTIRIGNAPCSWGIEFPSDPAYPTWQSVLQQCAGAGYKGIELGPIGYMPEDPAILSDELAKHDLSIIGGVVFRPFHDAAKWDEVLDASARTCKALVAHGAEHLVLIDSISPRRAPSAGRADEAEQMDNAEWAAFRDRIATIAKMGTEDYGLTVGIHAHAAGFMDFEPELERLLDEVDESILKICFDTGHHSYAGYDPVAFMKRHIDRISYMHFKDIDPAVKADVVTNRTDFYKACGQGIFCNLGQGDVDFGAVRQVLLNAGFEGWCTVEQDCDPSIPGTPLEDAAANRTYLESIGF from the coding sequence ATGACGATCCGTATCGGCAACGCGCCCTGTTCCTGGGGCATCGAATTCCCATCCGACCCGGCCTATCCCACATGGCAATCCGTGCTGCAGCAATGCGCGGGTGCGGGCTATAAGGGGATAGAGCTGGGGCCCATTGGCTACATGCCCGAAGACCCTGCGATCCTGTCAGATGAACTGGCAAAACACGACCTGTCGATCATCGGCGGCGTTGTCTTCCGGCCTTTCCATGATGCGGCAAAATGGGATGAGGTGCTGGACGCCTCCGCGCGGACCTGCAAAGCGCTGGTCGCCCATGGCGCTGAACATCTGGTGCTGATCGACAGCATCTCACCACGCCGCGCGCCCAGCGCAGGACGCGCCGATGAGGCCGAACAGATGGACAACGCCGAATGGGCCGCCTTCCGCGACCGGATCGCCACCATCGCCAAAATGGGGACCGAAGACTACGGGCTGACCGTCGGCATCCACGCCCATGCGGCGGGGTTCATGGATTTTGAGCCCGAGTTGGAACGGCTGTTGGATGAAGTCGACGAAAGCATCCTGAAAATCTGTTTCGACACCGGACATCACTCTTACGCAGGCTATGATCCGGTGGCTTTCATGAAGCGGCACATCGACCGGATCAGCTATATGCATTTCAAGGATATCGACCCTGCGGTGAAGGCCGATGTGGTCACCAACCGCACCGATTTCTACAAAGCCTGCGGGCAGGGGATCTTCTGCAACCTCGGACAAGGCGACGTTGATTTCGGGGCGGTCCGACAGGTTCTGCTGAACGCCGGATTTGAAGGCTGGTGCACGGTTGAACAGGACTGCGATCCATCCATACCCGGCACCCCGCTAGAGGATGCCGCCGCCAACCGGACCTATCTGGAAAGCATTGGGTTCTAA
- a CDS encoding Gfo/Idh/MocA family oxidoreductase yields MTQIGIGILGGGYMGKAHAVAMSAVGAVFNTALRPRLEMVCASTAASAEKYRTAYGFARGTDDWQALVNDPKVEAIIIATPQNMHRPIAEAAFALNKSVFCEKPLGQDVADSRAMVAAAAGHINMTGFNYIRTPASQYAYDLIQSGEIGEITGFRGEHTEDFLADPNAPATWRTTGKANGMMGDLSPHPINCALRLMGPIKSLLAEIETVYPERPGGKVTNDDHAHILCRFESGVLGSIYASRVATGRKMGYAYEITGTKGAIRFDQEDQNALHLYKMSGPEAQRGFTKILTGPAHPNYEPFCQGPGHGTGYQDQIIIEARDFLHAIEAGKNIWPTFRDGMEVNQIIAAAHASNDAKAWQIINDF; encoded by the coding sequence ATGACACAGATCGGGATCGGAATCCTCGGTGGTGGCTATATGGGCAAGGCTCATGCTGTGGCCATGTCCGCCGTTGGTGCTGTGTTTAACACTGCCCTGCGGCCCCGGCTGGAAATGGTCTGCGCGTCCACTGCGGCGTCAGCCGAGAAATACCGCACGGCCTATGGTTTCGCGCGCGGCACCGATGATTGGCAGGCGCTGGTGAATGACCCAAAGGTCGAAGCGATCATCATCGCGACCCCGCAAAACATGCATCGGCCCATCGCCGAGGCCGCCTTTGCGCTGAATAAATCCGTCTTCTGCGAAAAGCCGCTGGGGCAGGACGTGGCCGACAGCCGCGCCATGGTTGCCGCCGCCGCCGGTCATATCAACATGACCGGTTTCAATTATATCCGCACACCCGCCAGCCAATATGCCTATGATCTGATCCAGTCGGGTGAGATCGGCGAAATCACCGGCTTTCGCGGCGAACATACCGAGGATTTTCTGGCCGATCCGAACGCCCCCGCCACGTGGCGCACGACAGGCAAAGCCAACGGCATGATGGGCGATTTGTCACCGCATCCGATCAATTGCGCTTTGCGGCTGATGGGCCCCATCAAAAGCCTGCTGGCCGAGATTGAGACGGTTTACCCTGAACGCCCGGGCGGCAAGGTGACCAATGACGATCACGCCCATATCCTCTGCCGGTTTGAAAGCGGTGTGCTTGGCTCGATCTACGCCAGCCGTGTCGCGACAGGGCGCAAGATGGGCTATGCCTACGAAATCACAGGCACAAAAGGCGCGATCCGCTTTGATCAGGAAGATCAAAACGCGCTCCACCTTTACAAGATGTCCGGGCCAGAGGCGCAGCGCGGCTTCACGAAAATCCTGACAGGCCCGGCCCATCCAAACTATGAACCTTTCTGCCAGGGGCCGGGCCACGGCACCGGTTATCAAGACCAGATCATCATCGAAGCGCGGGATTTCCTGCATGCGATTGAGGCTGGCAAAAACATCTGGCCCACATTCCGCGACGGGATGGAAGTCAACCAAATCATCGCCGCAGCCCATGCATCCAATGATGCAAAAGCCTGGCAAATCATCAACGATTTTTAA
- a CDS encoding ATP-binding cassette domain-containing protein encodes MTAEPIIRMVDIEKHFGSVIALAGVSVDVYPGECHCLLGDNGAGKSTFIKTMSGVHKPTAGEIFFEGTPLAFNDPRDAIEAGIATVHQHLAMIPLMSVSRNFFMGNEPVKKIAGLSFFDHDYANQVTMTEMKKMGINLRGPDQAVGTLSGGERQTVAISRAVHFGAKVLILDEPTSALGVRQTSNVLATIDKVRKQGVAVVFITHNVRHAMAVGDRFTVLNRGKTLGTAVRGEITPEALQDMMAGGQELATLEGSLGGTV; translated from the coding sequence ATGACTGCTGAACCTATCATTCGTATGGTCGATATCGAAAAGCATTTCGGATCGGTGATTGCCCTGGCGGGTGTTTCCGTTGATGTTTATCCGGGTGAATGCCATTGCCTGCTGGGCGATAATGGCGCGGGCAAGTCGACCTTTATCAAGACCATGTCCGGTGTGCATAAACCCACCGCTGGCGAGATCTTTTTTGAAGGGACGCCCTTGGCTTTCAACGATCCGCGCGATGCGATTGAGGCTGGGATTGCCACCGTGCACCAGCATCTGGCCATGATCCCGTTGATGTCTGTCAGCCGTAACTTTTTCATGGGTAATGAGCCGGTAAAAAAGATCGCCGGCCTTAGTTTCTTTGACCATGATTATGCTAATCAGGTCACCATGACCGAGATGAAGAAGATGGGCATCAATCTGCGCGGGCCCGATCAGGCTGTCGGCACTTTGTCAGGGGGCGAGCGGCAGACTGTCGCGATTTCGCGCGCCGTTCATTTTGGCGCAAAGGTGCTGATCTTGGATGAGCCGACATCGGCGCTTGGTGTGCGGCAGACCTCAAACGTGCTGGCCACGATTGATAAGGTGCGCAAGCAGGGTGTTGCGGTGGTGTTCATCACGCATAACGTCCGCCATGCGATGGCTGTGGGTGATCGGTTCACGGTGCTTAACCGCGGCAAGACGCTCGGCACAGCTGTGCGCGGCGAGATCACGCCAGAGGCCCTGCAGGATATGATGGCGGGCGGGCAAGAGCTGGCCACGCTGGAAGGATCATTGGGCGGCACGGTTTAA
- a CDS encoding sugar ABC transporter substrate-binding protein, with protein MTMKLKSFALAAAVAAAPFVTTTTASAEGERYILVSHAPDSDSWWNTIKNGIALAGEQMDVEVEYRNPPTGDLADMARIIEQAAASGPDGIITTLADPDILEGPIRAAVDSGVDVIIMNTGTPEKAREVGALMYVGQPEYDAGYAAGLRAKSDGIGSFLCVNHYIVQPSSQERCQGFADGLGIDLGDQMIDAGQDPAEIKNRVLAYLSANPDTDAVLTLGPVSADPTLLALEENGMAGDIYFGTFDLGGEIVKGIKDGTIEWGIDQQPFLQAYLPVVVMANYHRYGVLPGNNINSGPGFVTADGLTKIEEFAGEYR; from the coding sequence ATGACAATGAAGTTGAAGAGCTTTGCGCTTGCCGCCGCAGTGGCCGCCGCGCCATTCGTCACCACGACAACCGCATCTGCAGAAGGCGAGCGCTATATTCTCGTTAGCCACGCCCCCGATAGCGATAGCTGGTGGAATACGATCAAGAACGGTATCGCATTGGCCGGTGAGCAGATGGATGTCGAAGTCGAATATCGTAACCCGCCCACAGGTGACTTGGCCGATATGGCCCGGATCATTGAGCAAGCGGCTGCATCTGGCCCCGATGGGATTATCACTACGCTTGCCGATCCTGATATCCTCGAGGGTCCGATCCGGGCCGCGGTGGATTCGGGTGTGGATGTCATCATCATGAATACCGGCACGCCGGAAAAAGCCCGCGAGGTTGGGGCGCTGATGTATGTGGGCCAGCCTGAATATGACGCAGGCTATGCGGCAGGTTTGCGCGCTAAATCTGATGGGATCGGATCATTCCTTTGTGTGAACCACTATATTGTACAGCCTTCCAGCCAAGAACGTTGCCAGGGCTTTGCTGACGGTCTGGGGATCGATCTGGGTGATCAGATGATCGACGCAGGCCAAGACCCTGCCGAAATCAAGAACCGGGTGCTGGCCTATCTGTCGGCCAACCCTGATACGGATGCGGTTCTGACGCTGGGCCCGGTATCGGCTGATCCCACCTTGCTGGCGCTGGAAGAAAACGGCATGGCTGGTGATATCTATTTCGGCACGTTTGATCTGGGCGGTGAGATCGTCAAAGGGATCAAGGATGGCACCATTGAATGGGGTATCGATCAGCAGCCCTTCTTGCAGGCCTATCTGCCTGTTGTTGTGATGGCCAACTACCACCGTTACGGGGTTTTGCCGGGTAACAACATCAACTCTGGCCCCGGTTTTGTGACCGCTGACGGTCTGACTAAGATCGAGGAATTTGCGGGCGAGTACCGCTAA
- a CDS encoding Gfo/Idh/MocA family oxidoreductase produces MTKLQWGMIGGGEGSQIGPAHRLGAGLDGLFEFTAGALDHRPEYGVDYGQRLGLGDRAYGGWEEMLQAEKKRSDKVDLVTVATPNSTHFEITKSFLENGFHVLCEKPMTMTVEEGEAIVEIAKKTGNICAVNYGYTGYSLVRHMKAMIARGDIGQVRLVNAEFAHGHHADATDADNPRVRWRYDPAQAGVSAQFADCGIHAMHMASFVTGQEVEKLSADTVSCIDVRTLEDDAMVNFRMDGGAVGRLWTSSIAIGRQHGLTIQVFGETGGLRWSQEQPNQLFYMPLGERLQIIERGEANLSPEADRTTRVTIGHAEGMPLAFANIYTDLAEAITARKEGRVMDPAANLYPRAEDGLRSMAAVYAVAESGKADGKWLDARPPMFT; encoded by the coding sequence ATGACAAAACTACAATGGGGCATGATCGGCGGCGGCGAAGGCAGCCAGATCGGACCGGCCCACAGGCTGGGCGCGGGGCTTGATGGGCTCTTTGAATTTACCGCTGGCGCGCTGGATCACCGGCCTGAATACGGTGTGGATTATGGCCAACGACTGGGCTTGGGCGACCGGGCCTACGGCGGCTGGGAAGAGATGCTGCAAGCCGAGAAAAAGCGCAGCGACAAGGTCGATTTGGTCACTGTCGCGACACCGAATTCCACCCATTTTGAGATCACTAAGTCCTTCTTGGAAAACGGTTTTCACGTGCTTTGCGAAAAGCCGATGACGATGACCGTTGAAGAAGGCGAAGCGATTGTTGAGATCGCCAAAAAGACCGGCAACATTTGTGCGGTGAACTACGGCTACACCGGCTATTCACTGGTGCGGCACATGAAGGCAATGATCGCGCGCGGCGACATCGGGCAGGTCCGCCTGGTCAACGCCGAATTCGCGCACGGGCACCACGCCGACGCCACAGATGCAGACAACCCGCGCGTCCGCTGGCGCTATGACCCTGCACAGGCCGGCGTCTCCGCCCAATTCGCCGACTGCGGCATCCACGCGATGCATATGGCGAGTTTTGTGACTGGGCAGGAGGTCGAGAAATTGTCAGCAGATACAGTGTCTTGCATCGATGTGCGGACGCTGGAAGATGATGCGATGGTCAACTTCCGGATGGATGGCGGGGCCGTGGGGCGGCTCTGGACCAGCTCCATCGCGATTGGGCGGCAGCACGGTTTGACGATCCAGGTCTTCGGCGAAACGGGCGGTCTGCGCTGGTCGCAAGAGCAGCCAAATCAACTGTTCTACATGCCGCTGGGCGAGCGTTTGCAGATCATTGAAAGGGGCGAGGCGAACCTGTCCCCCGAGGCCGACCGGACAACTCGCGTCACCATCGGCCACGCTGAAGGCATGCCGCTGGCTTTCGCCAATATCTACACAGATTTGGCCGAGGCAATCACGGCCCGCAAAGAGGGCCGCGTGATGGATCCGGCGGCCAATCTGTATCCACGGGCTGAAGATGGATTGCGGTCGATGGCGGCGGTTTATGCGGTGGCAGAGTCGGGCAAAGCCGATGGAAAGTGGTTAGACGCGCGACCGCCGATGTTTACGTAG
- a CDS encoding ABC transporter permease, which yields MSGTAQATDSGDERVKDISRLRKALIRPELGGMVGTVAVFTFFLLFAFDSGMFNSQGVMNWSIVSAQFMIIAVGACLLMIAGEFDLSVGSMIGFAGMLIAIFAVTLSWPVWMAILVTFVICIAIGAMNGYIVIRTGLPSFIVTLAFLFILRGFTIFLPQTIERKTIIGGIKDVAEGDWLAVAFGGKIFQGLFVWLGDMGLIATFSRGSRMGEPVVDGIPMLIIWAIALVIFGHILLTKTKFGNWIYAAGGDAEAARNSGVPVNRVKILMFMFTAFCATIFATCQVMEFGSAGADRGLLKEFEAIIAVVIGGALLTGGYGSVLGAALGALIFGVVQQGLFFAGVESSLFRVFLGVILLFAVILNTYIRRIITGER from the coding sequence ATGAGCGGCACAGCGCAAGCGACCGATAGTGGCGATGAACGGGTCAAGGATATTTCACGCCTGCGCAAGGCGCTGATCCGGCCCGAACTTGGCGGGATGGTTGGGACGGTGGCCGTCTTTACCTTTTTCCTGCTTTTCGCCTTCGATAGCGGCATGTTTAACAGCCAAGGCGTGATGAACTGGTCCATTGTTTCCGCGCAGTTCATGATCATCGCTGTGGGCGCTTGCCTGTTGATGATCGCAGGTGAGTTTGACCTGTCTGTTGGATCCATGATTGGCTTTGCGGGCATGCTGATTGCGATTTTCGCGGTCACGTTGTCTTGGCCGGTTTGGATGGCCATCCTTGTCACATTTGTGATCTGCATCGCCATTGGCGCCATGAACGGCTACATCGTGATCCGCACCGGTTTGCCCAGTTTTATCGTCACCTTGGCGTTTTTGTTCATTCTGCGTGGCTTCACGATCTTCCTGCCGCAAACGATTGAACGCAAAACCATTATTGGCGGTATTAAAGATGTTGCCGAAGGTGATTGGTTGGCCGTGGCCTTTGGCGGAAAGATCTTTCAAGGCTTGTTTGTCTGGCTCGGTGACATGGGGCTGATCGCTACATTTTCCCGGGGTAGCCGCATGGGCGAGCCTGTTGTTGACGGCATTCCGATGCTGATCATCTGGGCCATCGCGCTGGTCATCTTTGGCCATATTTTGCTGACCAAGACCAAATTTGGCAACTGGATCTATGCAGCGGGCGGTGATGCCGAAGCGGCCCGCAATTCCGGTGTGCCCGTCAACCGCGTCAAGATCTTGATGTTCATGTTTACCGCCTTTTGCGCCACGATTTTCGCCACCTGCCAGGTGATGGAATTCGGTTCGGCAGGCGCGGATCGCGGTCTGCTGAAAGAGTTTGAGGCGATCATTGCCGTTGTCATTGGTGGTGCCCTTTTGACGGGCGGTTATGGATCAGTTCTGGGGGCGGCCCTTGGGGCGTTGATCTTTGGTGTCGTCCAGCAGGGCCTGTTCTTTGCCGGTGTCGAAAGTTCGCTGTTCCGGGTGTTTCTGGGGGTTATCCTGCTCTTTGCTGTGATCCTGAACACCTATATCCGCCGTATCATCACCGGAGAGCGTTAA
- a CDS encoding LacI family DNA-binding transcriptional regulator, with protein MAATLKEVAERAGVSRSAVSRTFTDGASVSVKMRRKVEKAAQELGYSPNFLARSLTTRRTKLIGLISNNFHNPIFLEVFDLFTRKLQDSGLRPLLVNLSDETDPQNSVRMLQQYSVDGVVVASSTLPPEFSKAFRDAGVPVVNSFGRYSAAPQVHVVGIDNAECGRMAARQLVKRGYKQLAFLGGPESATSTQDRLAGFVEELRKHPEVRVSQSFADAYSFEAGRKEMRRLLDAGTPAEAYFCGDDVLSIGVLSAIEDAGLQVPDNIGIIGLNDMEMAGWESINLTTIRQPIAQIINSSVELMVAMLDEPDRYPEARLFSCKIIERGTLRPIP; from the coding sequence ATGGCTGCCACACTTAAGGAAGTTGCCGAACGCGCGGGCGTATCACGCTCGGCTGTCTCAAGAACCTTCACCGATGGCGCGTCGGTTTCAGTCAAGATGCGCCGCAAGGTCGAAAAGGCCGCGCAAGAGCTGGGCTATAGTCCAAATTTCCTTGCACGCAGCCTGACAACACGCCGTACCAAACTGATCGGCTTGATCTCAAACAACTTCCACAACCCTATTTTTCTTGAGGTTTTTGATCTCTTTACCCGCAAATTGCAGGATAGCGGATTACGTCCGTTGCTGGTGAACCTGTCGGATGAAACGGATCCGCAAAACTCGGTGCGTATGTTGCAGCAATACTCGGTTGATGGGGTTGTTGTTGCCTCGTCGACATTGCCGCCAGAATTCTCCAAGGCTTTCCGCGACGCAGGCGTTCCGGTCGTCAACAGCTTTGGCCGCTACTCTGCCGCGCCGCAGGTGCATGTGGTGGGGATCGACAACGCCGAATGTGGACGGATGGCCGCGCGCCAGCTGGTGAAGCGTGGCTACAAACAGCTGGCTTTTCTCGGCGGACCCGAATCGGCGACCTCGACTCAGGACCGGCTTGCCGGTTTTGTCGAAGAGCTGCGCAAGCACCCCGAGGTTCGCGTTTCACAGTCTTTCGCCGATGCATATTCATTTGAGGCAGGCCGCAAAGAAATGCGGCGCCTGCTGGATGCCGGAACCCCGGCTGAGGCCTATTTTTGCGGGGATGACGTCTTGTCCATCGGCGTGCTCAGCGCAATCGAAGATGCAGGATTGCAGGTGCCTGATAACATCGGCATTATCGGTTTGAATGATATGGAAATGGCTGGGTGGGAAAGCATTAATTTGACCACTATCCGCCAACCGATTGCACAAATCATTAACTCATCGGTCGAACTGATGGTCGCGATGCTGGACGAGCCGGACCGCTATCCCGAGGCCCGGCTTTTTTCCTGTAAAATCATTGAGCGCGGGACCCTACGCCCCATTCCGTAA
- a CDS encoding AMP-binding protein has translation MTTLTAAFAQAAAKYHDRTALIDADGTAYRFAQLQGRADAYAAAWHNKGVRPGDRVLLAMGIGVDLYASLAALWSLGASVVLPEPAMGLAGVKTAIAATQPKFLCAAGPYRWIKLLLPGLWRTKLLTPGQSGTGDVPMPVTEPDSIALISFTSGTTGTPKAIPRSHAFLMAQWKAVAPLLQSDRDETDLVTFPVFVLINLAEGRMSVLPNWNMSKLGAVAPQALVDWISQNNCTRALLPPVLCEKLLEARHTGTLRHILTGGGPVFPDIVQGLQKTTQGLSVTTVYGSTEAEPIAHAHHTEQGHGLYVGHPVDAVQLRIVDDEIQVAGDHVNSGYLDPARDAETKIRDGDTIWHRTGDAGRLDEDGQLWLLGRIGEQVRTENGVQYPFAVETTARLWPGVIRAALIELNDRATLIVEGDASQCVRWQTAAQDLGISDVRHIAAIPRDKRHHSKIDRNALRALLK, from the coding sequence GTGACAACATTGACCGCCGCCTTTGCGCAGGCTGCAGCCAAATACCATGACCGCACCGCATTGATTGACGCGGATGGGACAGCCTACCGCTTTGCGCAGCTGCAGGGACGCGCAGATGCCTATGCGGCGGCTTGGCATAACAAAGGCGTCCGGCCCGGTGACAGGGTATTGCTGGCAATGGGTATAGGGGTTGATCTTTATGCTTCACTGGCCGCGCTTTGGTCGCTGGGGGCAAGTGTTGTGTTGCCCGAACCGGCAATGGGCCTAGCAGGCGTCAAAACCGCCATCGCGGCCACACAGCCCAAATTTCTTTGCGCGGCAGGGCCTTATCGGTGGATCAAATTGTTGCTGCCGGGCCTCTGGCGCACGAAGCTGCTGACGCCCGGGCAATCCGGCACGGGCGATGTGCCGATGCCCGTGACAGAACCCGATAGCATTGCCCTGATCTCATTCACATCCGGCACCACTGGCACACCTAAGGCGATCCCCAGAAGCCATGCCTTTCTGATGGCCCAATGGAAAGCTGTTGCGCCTCTTTTGCAAAGCGACCGGGATGAGACCGACCTTGTGACATTCCCGGTCTTTGTGCTGATCAATCTCGCCGAGGGACGCATGTCGGTCCTCCCAAATTGGAACATGTCCAAACTGGGCGCCGTCGCGCCGCAAGCGCTTGTTGATTGGATATCACAAAACAACTGCACACGCGCATTGCTGCCTCCGGTGCTTTGCGAAAAACTGTTAGAGGCGCGGCATACCGGAACACTACGGCATATTTTGACGGGGGGCGGTCCTGTCTTCCCGGACATCGTGCAGGGCTTGCAAAAGACCACACAAGGATTGTCCGTGACAACCGTATACGGATCAACCGAGGCCGAACCGATTGCCCATGCCCATCACACGGAACAGGGACATGGCCTGTACGTGGGACACCCGGTTGACGCTGTGCAGCTGCGGATTGTTGATGACGAAATCCAGGTCGCCGGGGATCATGTCAACAGCGGTTATCTTGATCCGGCGCGCGATGCGGAAACAAAAATCCGCGACGGCGACACAATATGGCACCGCACCGGCGATGCAGGCCGCTTGGACGAAGACGGGCAGCTTTGGCTGCTTGGCCGGATCGGCGAACAGGTGCGCACGGAAAATGGCGTGCAATATCCTTTCGCCGTTGAAACCACCGCCCGCTTGTGGCCGGGCGTGATCCGCGCCGCCCTGATAGAATTGAATGACCGCGCGACCCTGATTGTCGAAGGAGACGCCAGCCAATGCGTCAGATGGCAGACCGCCGCGCAAGATCTCGGCATCAGCGACGTCAGGCATATCGCGGCGATCCCGCGCGACAAACGCCACCACTCCAAAATCGACCGTAACGCGTTACGCGCATTGCTAAAGTAG